From Arctopsyche grandis isolate Sample6627 chromosome 12, ASM5162203v2, whole genome shotgun sequence, one genomic window encodes:
- the pea gene encoding ATP-dependent RNA helicase pea — protein sequence MEEVIRLEHLSLVSRVCTELDNHLGINDKDLAEFIISLSEENTTLEAFKKVLIENGAEFSDSFTENLLRIIQLMRPPKPTSQNRVEPANVTEKLAMKFPGLAIPNEKQRPLNDSSEDEGVADQNAQKKSRVTSSAIFINEKSDSIVDDAMSQLEALAPSSAKPKKKENSDDDLKIKPEKDIKDEDTKKGRHKNRSRSRSNTRKDHDRKKRRSSSRGRSRSRHRSHSRSRHRSRSRNKHRSNRSRSRDVKQRHESEYSKKVSNGRNRSKSRDRRSRSRSRGRKRNRSRSYERKPNYDSKKYGSEDSPERSKQKSHGMLGSETMKDDPVPGKIYSGKVANIVPFGCFVQIEGVRKRWEGLVHISQLRSEGRVVNVSDVVNRGDKVKIKVISIAGQKVSLSMKDVCQDSGKDLNPASHAHLQAEQEGRNPDRPTGPSVLHGLPTAIDAEDDSSRKRVTRISSPERWEIKQMMSSGVIDKSELPDFDEETGLLPKDEDGEADIEIEIVEDEPPFLQGHGRALHDLSPVRIVKNPDGSLAQAAMMQSALAKERREVKMLQREQEMEALPTGLNKNWIDPLPDADGRTLAANMRGLGMSAQDLPEWKKHVIGGKKSSFGKKTNLSILEQRQSLPIYKLRDELTKAVTDNQILIVIGETGSGKTTQITQYLSEFGFTARGKIGCTQPRRVAAMSVAKRVAEEFGCRLGQEVGYTIRFEDCTSPETVIKYMTDGMLLRECLMDLDLKSYSVIMLDEAHERTIHTDVLFGLLKQAVQRRPELKLIVTSATLDAVKFSQYFFEAPIFTIPGRTFPVEVLYTKEPETDYLDASLITVMQIHLREPPGDILLFLTGQEEIDTACEILYERMKSLGPDVPDLIILPVYSALPSEMQTRIFEPAPPGSRKVVIATNIAETSLTIDGIYYVVDPGFVKQKVYNSKTGMDSLMVTPISQAAAKQRAGRAGRTGPGKTYRLYTERAYRDEMLPTPVPEIQRTNLATTVLQLKTMGINDLLHFDFMDAPPVESLIMALEQLHSLSALDSEGLLTRLGRRMAEFPLEPNLSKILIMSVALQCSDEILTIVSMLSVQNVFYRPKDKQALADQKKAKFNQAEGDHLTLLAVYNSWRNNKFSNAWCYENFVQIRTLKRAQDVRKQLLGIMDRHKLDVVSAGKNTVRVQKTVCSGFFRNAAKKDPQEGYRTLVDSQVVYIHPSSALFNRQPEWVIYHELVQTTKEYMREVTTIDPKWLVEFAPAFFKFSDPTKLSKFKKNQRLEPLYNKYEEPNAWRISRVRRRRN from the exons ATGGAGGAGGTGATCAGGTTGGAACACTTATCGTTGGTGTCGCGCGTGTGCACCGAATTGGATAACCATCTCGGTATCAACGACAAAGACCTAG CCGAATTTATAATAAGTCTGTCAGAGGAGAACACCACATTGGAAGCGTTCAAGAAAGTATTGATTGAAAATGGTGCGGAATTTTCTGACTCGTTTACGGAAAATCTTCTCCGAATTATACAACTCATGAGACCGCCGAAACCGACGTCGCAAAATAGAGTCGAACCTGCTAACGTTACGGAGAAGTTAGCTATGAAATTTCCTGGTTTGGCTATTCCTAATGAAAAGCAAAGACCTTTGAATGATTCCAGCGAAGATGAAGGTGTCGCCGACCAAAACGCCCAAAAGAAAAGTAGAGTGACGAGTTCTGctatattcataaatgaaaagTCAGATAGCATTGTCGATGACGCAATGTCTCAATTGGAAGCTCTTGCTCCGTCTTCTGCTAAAccgaaaaaaaaggaaaattcaGATGACGATTTAAAAATTAAGCCTGAAAAAGACATAAAAGATGAAGACACCAAAAAGGGTCGCCACAAAAATAGAAGTAGAAGTCGAAGCAACACTCGCAAAGATCACGATCGTAAAAAACGCAGAAGCTCTAGCAGGGGTCGAAGCAGGAGTAGACATAGGAGTCACAGCCGAAGCAGGCACAGAAGTCGCAGCCGCAATAAGCACAGGAGTAATCGCAGCAGAAGCCGGGATGTAAAACAAAGACATGAATCGGAGTATTCAAAGAAGGTTTCCAACGGTAGAAACCGTTCAAAGTCGAGAGACAGGCGATCGAGGTCTAGATCTCGTGGCCGTAAGCGGAATCGTTCAAGGTCTTACGAAAGGAAACCTAATTACGATTCTAAGAAATATGGCAGTGAAGACTCCCCGGAAAGATCCAAACAAAAATCACACGGAATGCTCGGATCTGAGACTATGAAAGACGACCCTGTACCCggaaaa atttattcAGGAAAAGTAGCTAATATAGTACCATTCGGTTGCTTCGTACAAATTGAAGGAGTCAGAAAACGTTGGGAAGGTCTCGTACACATTTCTCAACTTAGATCTGAGGGTAGAGTTGTGAATGTATCTGACGTTGTTAATAGAGGCGATAAAGTCAAA ATTAAAGTCATATCAATAGCAGGTCAGAAGGTATCATTATCGATGAAAGATGTTTGCCAAGATTCGGGCAAAGATCTCAATCCAGCTTCACATGCTCATCTAcag GCTGAACAAGAAGGCCGTAATCCCGACCGACCTACGGGACCTTCAGTCTTGCACGGACTACCGACTGCTATAGACGCTGAAGACGATTCAAGTAGGAAACGTGTTACACGTATTTCTAGTCCAGAACGTTGGGAAATTAAACag ATGATGTCGTCTGGTGTTATTGACAAAAGCGAGTTGCCTGATTTCGATGAAGAAACTGGTCTTTTACCGAAAGACGAAGATGGCGAGGCAGATATAGAAATCGAGATAGTCGAAGATGAACCTCCGTTCTTGCAAGGCCACGGTAGAGCTTTGCACGATTTGTCGCCGGTTCGTATTGTTAAGAATCCTGATGGATCGTTGGCTCAGGCTGCTATGATGCAGTCGGCTTTGGCTAAAGAACGCCGTGAAGTGAAGATGTTGCAAAGAGAACAAGAAATGGAGGCTTTGCCAACTGGTCTGAACAAAAATTGGATTGATCCGCTGCCGGACGCCGACGGAAGGACTCTCGCTGCTAATATGAGAGGGCTAGGCATGTCTGCTCAAGATTTACCAGAATGGAAGAAGCATGTCATCGGTGGGAAAAAGTCATCGTTTGGAAAGAAAACGAATCTTTCTATATTAGAACAAAGGCAATCCTTACCCATATACAAGCTTAGGGATGAATTAACTAAG gcTGTTACtgataatcaaattttaattgtaattggAGAAACTGGTTCAGGTAAAACGACGCAGATAACGCAATATCTTTCCGAATTTGGCTTTACGGCTAGGGGAAAAATTGGATGTACGCAACCTCGTAGGGTTGCCGCTATGTCGGTAGCAAAACGTGTAGCTGAAGAATTCGGTTGCCGACTTGGGCAAGAAGTCGGATATACTATTCGTTTCGAAGATTGCACCAGTCCCGAAACCGTAATAAA ATACATGACAGACGGTATGCTTTTGAGGGAGTGTTTAATGGATTTGGATCTGAAGAGTTATTCTGTCATCATGTTGGATGAGGCTCATGAAAGGACTATACACACCGATGTGTTGTTTGGATTGTTGAAACAAGCTGTACAGAGACGACCAGAGCTGAAGCTGATAGTAACGTCTGCTACTTTGGATGCCGTAAAATTCTCACAATACTTCTTCGAAGCTCCGATATTCACAATACCCGGAAGAACTTTCCCTGTCGAAGTTCTGTATACGAAAGAGCCAGAAACCGATTACTTGGACGCGTCGCTCATCACAGTGATGCAAATTCATTTGAGGGAACCTCCGGGCGACATACTTCTTTTCCTCACCGGCCAAGAGGAAATTGATACGGCTTGTGAAATTCTCTACGAGCGAATGAAATCGCTGGGACCCGACGTTCCAGACTTGATCATTCTGCCAGTTTATTCTGCACTACCATCTGAGATGCAGACGCGTATCTTCGAACCAGCCCCGCCCGGCAGTCGTAAAGTCGTTATTGCCACGAACATCGCTGAAACTTCGCTGACGATAGACGGAATTTACTATGTCGTCGATCCTGGATTTGTAAAACAGAAAGTTTACAATTCGAAAACTGGAATGGATTCTTTGATGGTTACTCCAATATCGCAAGCTGCTGCTAAACAGCGAGCTGGCCGAGCTGGTAGGACGGGCCCTGGTAAAACTTATCGATTGTACACTGAAAGAGCGTATCGGGATGAAATGTTGCCAACTCCGGTTCCTGAAATACAGCGTACTAATTTGGCTACTACC GTATTACAATTGAAGACTATGGGTATAAACGATCTATTACATTTCGACTTCATGGATGCTCCACCAGTTGAATCTTTGATTATGGCTTTAGAACAGTTGCATTCACTATCTGCGTTGGATTCTGAAGGACTGCTCACTCGTCTCGGACGTCGT ATGGCAGAGTTTCCTCTGGAGCCGAACCTTTCAAAAATTCTAATAATGTCGGTTGCCTTACAATGCTCTGATGAAATTCTGACAATTGTGTCGATGTTGAGCGTTCAGAATGTATTTTACCGGCCCAAAGATAAACAAGCGTTAGCCGATCAGAAAAAAGCCAAGTTTAATCAAGCCGAAGGTGATCATCTAACGCTACTCGCCGTCTACAATAGTTGGCGTAACAATAAATTTTCCAACGCTTGGTGCTATGAAAATTTCGTGCAAATCAGGACGTTAAAACGTGCTCAAGATGTCAGGAAACAGCTCCTCGGAATCATGGATAG acaTAAATTAGACGTTGTATCCGCTGGAAAAAATACAGTACGCGTTCAAAAGACTGTATGCTCCGGCTTCTTCAGGAACGCTGCGAAGAAAGATCCTCAAGAAGGGTATCGAACACTCGTCGATAGCCAAGTTGTATATATTCATCCGTCTAGTGCCCTTTTCAACAGACAACCGGAATG GGTCATCTATCACGAGTTGGTTCAAACGACGAAAGAATACATGCGGGAAGTCACAACAATCGATCCAAAGTGGCTTGTAGAGTTTGCACCAGCGTTCTTTAAATTCTCAGATCCTACCAAGTTGTCTAAATTCAAGAAGAACCAAAGGCTGGAGCCActctataataaatacgaagaaCCAAATGCTTGGAGAATATCCAGGGTCAGAAGAAGGAGAAATTAA
- the Ctu1 gene encoding cytosolic thiouridylase subunit 1, which produces MVVPCSRNCGSNAILKRPKTGDTLCKTCFFDAFETEVHHTITSGQLFNKGDLVAVAASGGKDSTVLAYVLRLLNKKYNYGLKLVLLSIDEGITGYRDDSLETVKQNRDDYEMPLKVLSYKELYGWTMDEIVAQIGKKNNCTFCGVFRRQALDRGASMLKVDRVATGHNADDIAETVLMNILRGDIARLQRCTSIITGGDDGIPRVKPLKYSYEKEIVMYAYFKKLVYFSTECVYAPNAYRGHARTLLKDLEKIRPSAIMDILHSGEKLSIKESIKLPERNKCERCQFVSSQAVCKACVLLEGLNKGLPRLGIGKSSKAKRMLEEYAAVNHDNTI; this is translated from the exons atggttGTTCCGTGTTCGAGAAATTGCGGCAGCAATGCCATTCTTAAg agGCCCAAAACTGGTGATACGTTGTGCAAAACGTGCTTTTTCGATGCATTTGAGACCGAAGTTCACCACACCATCACCAGTGGTCAATTGTTCAACAAAGGAGACCTCGTCGCCGTCGCCGCTTCCGGTGGAAAAGATTCAACTGTTCTAGCATACGTCTTAagattattaaacaaaaaatataactaCGGATTGAAATTAGTTTTGCTATCGATAGACGAAGGAATAACCGGATATAGAGACGACAGTCTCGAAACCGTGAAACAAAATAGAGACGATTACGAAATGCCATTGAAAGTTTTATCCTACAAAGAATTATACGGCTGGACGATGGACGAGATAGTCGCCCAGATCGGCAAGAAGAACAACTGCACATTTTGCGGTGTCTTCAGAAGACAAGCTTTAGATCGTGGCGCATCTATGCTGAAAGTAGATCGTGTTGCTACGGGCCACAACGCCGACGACATAGCCGAGACTGTTTTGATGAATATTTTAAGAGGGGACATAGCCAGACTTCAAAGATGCACATCCATAATAACA GGTGGAGACGATGGAATACCGAGAGTAAAGCCTCTGAAGTACTCGTACGAAAAAGAAATCGTCATGTATGCGTATTTTAAGAAGTTGGTTTACTTTTCTACGGAATGCGTTTATGCGCCGAATGCATATCGAGGACACGCCCGAACATTGCTGAAAGATTTGGAAAAAATTAGACCCTCGGCTATCATGGATATTCTTCATTCAG gtGAAAAGTTGTCCATTAAAGAAAGTATTAAACTGCCCGAAAGAAATAAATGTGAAAGATGTCAGTTTGTATCGTCTCAAGCGGTGTGTAAAGCATGCGTATTATTAGAAGGATTAAATAAAGGTTTGCCGAGATTAGGCATTGGTAAAAGTTCAAAAGCAAAACGAATGTTAGAAGAATATGCAGCGGTTAACCACGACAacactatttaa
- the LOC143919560 gene encoding mitochondrial E3 ubiquitin protein ligase 1-like, which produces MDQFGCMMAELVVASLDAVALAVCLRQLVKWRHTLNSLNDAPTLELSANLKKQLSEEPDNTLKYVVLRGIVKPLGNAIKSNTDEKITGVVQKLTIKEHVVARSSTGFWSDDARTVYEMYNIMPFVITGNKMEVEIIDALEAKILDMDLITDRFEPLIPSLLDHVWGYFTGFRQRGMQTTEEMLRDGTLITAIGELTGTDGGSLKLQPPKDGAPLFLVTSTKASLIKKIKESQDLLRILAVVFGSIAIALSSHMIYKYMKSKRKKLEEEALKKRLADSRRQRKTKDTNLREEQLCIVCSDNPKEIILLPCGHVSLCENCSDNITDKCPVCRVKIESKALAFIT; this is translated from the exons ATGGATCAGTTCGGATGTATGATGGCCGAGCTGGTGGTGGCTTCGCTGGACGCCGTGGCTCTCGCCGTCTGCCTCCGACAACTCGTCAAGTGGAGACACACCCTCAACTCGCTCAAC GATGCTCCTACGCTTGAACTtagtgcaaatttgaaaaagcaGTTGAGTGAAGAACCAGACAACACTTTGAAGTATGTAGTACTTCGAGGCATAGTCAAGCCTCTCGGTAATGCGATAAAAAGCAACACCGACGAAAAAATAACAGGAGTGGTCCAAAAGCTAACAATTAAAGAACACGTCGTGGCCAGATCGTCGACAGGATTTTGGTCCGACGATGCGAGAACAGTATAcgaaatgtacaatataatgccGTTTGTGATAACCGGAAATAAAATGGAAGTAGAAATTATAGATGCGCTCGAAGCCAAAATATTAG ATATGGATCTTATCACTGATCGATTCGAACCGTTGATACCGAGTTTGTTGGATCACGTATGGGGTTATTTCACGGGATTCCGACAACGTGGTATGCAAACTACCGAAGAGATGCTCAGAGACGGCACATTGATAACAGCCATCGGAGAATTGACGGGGACGGACGGCGGTAGTTTGAAATTGCAACCGCCCAAAGATGGCGCTCCGCTCTTTCTTGTAACGTCAACAAAGGCGagtcttattaaaaaaattaaagaatctCAAGACTTGTTGCG AATACTCGCTGTAGTGTTCGGATCCATAGCGATAGCGTTATCTAGCCATATGATCTACAAATATATGAAGAGCAAGAGGAAGAAGTTGGAGGAAGAAGCTTTAAAGAAGCGTTTAGCGGACTCGAGACGTCAGCGTAAAACAAAAGATACAAATCTTAGAGAAGAACAACTATGCATAGTTTGTTCCGATAATCCTAAAGAG ATCATCCTCTTACCTTGTGGACACGTGTCATTGTGCGAAAACTGTTCCGACAATATCACGGATAAATGTCCAGTGTGCCGTGTAAAAATAGAGTCAAAAGCCTTAGCTTTCATAACATAG
- the rswl gene encoding tRNA methyltransferase roswell: protein MLLGVSVLSKFRTLGISLIKNVHKRSTFTTSSSFKQNLARSRLFSTVTEESPDMEKLELMVQEVCEGNPEKENKMRVLILELQIMKEDGRMAPDINFLKKKQWEYLIDLPTTNGRYKYLGFLFKISKSEENDKMKKEVKRNERLQMKEEQQHLNLPMEQNYSLSGNSMFIRIYDKSVNRLYNFKTLQAMLYGQKIVLDCSYNEYMTKREEHSAAKQLTHLFSDNRIETDPFDIYFCNVNKKSEMMKQFFSFIPTAEMPDFPMRLHSESYLDLFPKEKLVYLTPHCRNDLVYDPDDIYIIGAMVDKAKNEPISAAKAKEYNIRMAKLPLDKYLQWNPGSGKSLAICHVLKILLDYKTTKDWNTAFLNVPRRKLIPGPEYYNKKYNIAIDKYLDTKNHVQSSSSEVMSSSSSAQKPRVVQELKPFFKNYKPKARKYVPNQRKFGLRDE, encoded by the exons ATGTTATTAGGTGTGAGCGTGTTATCCAAGTTCAGGACACTCGGAATTTCACTCATCAAAAATGTCCACAAACGTTCGACATTCACTACCTCAAGtagttttaaacaaaatttggcGCGATCTAGATTGTTTTCCACGGTCACGGAAGAAAGTCCCGACATGGAAAAACTAG aattAATGGTGCAGGAAGTATGCGAGGGTAATcctgaaaaggaaaataaaatgaGAGTATTAATATTGGAATTACAAATCATGAAGGAGGACGGACGGATGGCTCCAGATATAAATTTTCTAAAGAAAAAGCAATGGGAATATCTCATTGATTTGCCAACAACGAATGGTCGTTATAAATATttgggttttttatttaaaattagcaaAAGTGAAGAAAATGATAAG ATGAAAAAAGAAGTTAAAAGAAATGAACGCCTTCAAATGAAAGAAGAACAACAACATTTAAATTTGCCAATGGAACAAAATTATTCTCTTAGTGGCAATTCAATGTTTATCCGAATATATGACAAATCTGTAAATAGATTATACAATTTCAA gacGCTACAAGCTATGCTCTATGGACAAAAAATAGTCCTGGACTGCTCTTACAATGAATACATGACTAAGAGAGAAGAGCATAGCGCAGCAAAACAATTGACGCATCTTTTCAGCGACAATCGAATAGAAACAGATCCGTTTGATATATATTTCTGTAACGTAAATAAGAAATCGGAAATGATGAAACAATTTTTCAGTTTTATCCCAACTGCAGAAATGCCAGATTTTCCAATGCGTTTACATTCTGAAAGCTATTTAGATCTCTTTCCAAAAGAAAAGCTCGTATATCTGACACCACATTGTAGAAATGATCTAGTTTATGATCCTGATGATATTTACATTATTGGTGCTATGGTCGACAAA gcAAAAAACGAACCAATATCAGCAGCTAAGGCAAAAGAATACAATATAAGGATGGCAAAACTACCTTTAGATAAATACTTACAGTGGAATCCTGGTTCTGGTAAAAGTCTAGCGATATGTCACGTTCTGAAGATATTATTAGATTACAAAACAACTAAAGATTGGAACACCGCATTTCTAAATGTTCCCCGTCGAAAGCTTATACCAGGCCCggaatattacaataaaaaatacaatattgctATCGACAAATATCTAGATACAAAAAATCACGTGCAAAGTTCAAGTTCGGAAGTTATGTCATCATCCTCATCAGCGCAGAAACCCAGGGTGGTTCAAGAGCTGAAgccatttttcaaaaactatAAGCCTAAGGCAAGAAAATATGTTCCAAATCAACGGAAATTCGGACTCAGGGATGAATAA